A window from Neobacillus sp. PS3-40 encodes these proteins:
- a CDS encoding VOC family protein translates to MSLQLNSFILMNGRAKEAIEFYQQVFDAKVIFKQTIGEGPDASKFKENELDFIAHSILKIGETEIMVADIIPSLPFQKGNQISICVTCNDSTESKYIFEKLKENGQIVSELNEIHFSPAYGIVTDKFDVTFQIFTKR, encoded by the coding sequence ATGTCATTACAACTCAATTCTTTTATCCTCATGAACGGAAGAGCAAAAGAAGCAATTGAATTTTATCAACAGGTATTTGATGCAAAGGTTATTTTTAAGCAGACTATAGGAGAAGGTCCAGATGCATCAAAGTTTAAAGAAAATGAATTAGATTTTATCGCACATTCAATATTAAAAATTGGTGAAACTGAAATAATGGTTGCTGATATTATTCCTTCACTACCTTTTCAAAAAGGAAATCAAATTTCAATTTGTGTCACATGCAATGATAGTACAGAATCAAAATATATTTTTGAAAAATTAAAAGAAAATGGACAAATTGTTAGCGAACTTAATGAAATTCACTTTAGCCCTGCATATGGAATAGTGACTGATAAGTTCGATGTAACCTTCCAAATATTCACTAAAAGATAA
- a CDS encoding YafY family protein, which produces MSKAKRLNEMIMMVNRMRRFTVRELAEAFGVSKRTILRDLVELGEMGVPLYSEVGPHGGYQVLKERILPPIAFSEDEVISIFFALHALRHTISLPFDSEYESIKKKFYLNLSGDIRDTIDKMVDRVDFLSIQQQEESPYLRQLLDAAIQQDVLIIHYEIKGGVSNRKIQPIGIYVNDGKWYCPSYCFQKKEYRVFRCDRIKSIKHDENTDPIDLSDINLKNRFLIFNESTKEGVDLYVELTDKGVEKYQSANFPTIYLNKRDDGSGFVEGIISKHEFDFFSNYFITFGKNAFIKKPFELIECTKEKLNALLKQYN; this is translated from the coding sequence ATGTCTAAAGCAAAAAGATTAAATGAAATGATCATGATGGTAAATCGAATGAGAAGATTTACTGTTCGGGAATTAGCTGAAGCATTTGGAGTTTCAAAAAGGACCATATTGAGAGATTTAGTAGAATTGGGTGAAATGGGAGTACCATTGTATTCAGAGGTGGGGCCACATGGAGGTTACCAAGTCTTAAAAGAAAGAATTCTTCCTCCCATCGCATTTAGTGAAGATGAGGTTATTTCTATATTTTTTGCACTTCATGCATTAAGGCATACCATTTCTCTCCCCTTTGATAGTGAATATGAATCAATAAAAAAGAAATTTTATTTAAATCTATCTGGTGATATTAGAGATACGATTGATAAAATGGTTGACCGAGTTGATTTTTTGTCTATTCAACAACAAGAAGAAAGCCCGTATTTAAGACAATTATTAGATGCAGCAATTCAGCAAGACGTTCTGATTATTCATTATGAAATAAAAGGCGGAGTAAGTAACAGAAAAATTCAACCGATTGGTATTTATGTAAATGATGGAAAGTGGTATTGTCCCTCTTACTGTTTTCAAAAAAAAGAGTATCGGGTTTTTAGATGTGATCGGATAAAATCTATTAAACATGATGAAAATACGGATCCAATCGACTTATCCGATATAAATTTAAAAAATCGCTTTTTGATTTTTAATGAAAGTACTAAAGAAGGAGTGGATTTATATGTGGAATTAACTGACAAGGGTGTAGAGAAATATCAATCTGCTAACTTTCCTACTATTTATTTGAATAAAAGAGACGATGGATCAGGATTTGTTGAGGGAATTATTTCTAAGCATGAGTTCGACTTTTTTTCAAATTACTTCATTACATTTGGTAAAAATGCATTCATTAAAAAGCCTTTTGAATTAATTGAATGTACAAAAGAAAAATTAAATGCGCTATTAAAACAGTATAACTAA
- a CDS encoding zinc-dependent alcohol dehydrogenase family protein: protein MKAQIIQSFGDPSVFERKEIPKPEVQPGQVLIQVKATSVNPIDTKVRGGAVPALSPELPAVLHGDVAGIVTEVGTGVTNFKPGDEVFGCAGGFKGTSGALAEFMLADAQLLAHKPKNLSMEEAAALPLVSITAWESLFTRGQLKAGQKILIHAATGGVGHVAIQLAKWAGAQVFATGSSKEKLDIATQLGADVGINYREESVQDYLQKYTDGKGFDIVFDTVGGENLDRSFEAAAINGTVLSIATRSTHDLSILHAKGLSLHVTFMLLKILDKDQRKLHGEILSKIAETVEEGKLRPLIDPTTFTFDEVSKAHQYMESQKAIGKIVLKNNW, encoded by the coding sequence GTGAAAGCACAAATAATTCAATCATTCGGAGATCCATCTGTATTTGAACGTAAAGAGATTCCAAAACCTGAAGTTCAACCAGGGCAGGTACTAATCCAAGTAAAGGCAACAAGTGTAAATCCAATTGATACGAAAGTTCGCGGCGGAGCAGTTCCAGCACTTTCCCCTGAGCTACCGGCCGTTTTACATGGAGATGTGGCAGGTATTGTTACAGAAGTTGGCACGGGTGTAACCAATTTTAAACCTGGTGATGAAGTATTTGGGTGTGCTGGAGGATTTAAAGGAACTAGCGGGGCACTTGCAGAGTTTATGCTGGCAGACGCACAATTACTTGCGCATAAACCTAAGAATCTTTCAATGGAAGAAGCGGCAGCATTACCGTTGGTTTCCATCACGGCTTGGGAATCATTATTTACTCGTGGACAACTTAAGGCTGGACAAAAAATACTTATTCACGCTGCAACCGGTGGAGTAGGCCACGTGGCTATTCAGCTAGCAAAATGGGCTGGAGCACAAGTTTTTGCAACTGGCTCATCAAAGGAAAAACTGGATATTGCCACGCAATTAGGGGCAGATGTGGGAATTAATTACCGGGAAGAATCCGTTCAAGATTATCTTCAAAAATATACGGATGGAAAAGGATTCGATATTGTATTTGATACTGTAGGTGGCGAGAACCTCGATCGTTCATTTGAAGCAGCTGCCATTAATGGGACTGTTCTATCCATTGCAACTCGTTCAACTCATGACCTTTCCATTTTACACGCGAAAGGACTTTCACTACATGTTACCTTTATGTTGTTAAAGATACTTGATAAAGACCAGCGTAAACTTCATGGAGAGATTTTGAGTAAGATTGCAGAAACGGTAGAGGAAGGAAAACTTCGTCCACTTATTGACCCAACTACTTTTACATTTGATGAAGTTTCAAAAGCGCATCAATACATGGAATCACAGAAAGCAATAGGGAAAATTGTATTGAAAAATAATTGGTGA
- the opuFB gene encoding osmoprotectant update ABC transporter permease/substrate-binding subunit OpuFB (The ABC transporter OpuF is widely distributed in Bacillus species other than B. subtilis. OpuFA is the ATP-binding subunit, while OpuFB is a fusion of permease and substrate-binding subunits.), producing the protein MNKLVDVFHERRAELITALLEHIQISFIALIFAVIIAIPLGIYLTRNRKLAEGIIGITAVFQTIPSLALLGLLIPIFGIGKIPAIIALVIYALLPILRNTYTGIKEVDPSLIEAAMAMGMNNSKRLVKVELPLAMPVIMAGIRTAMVLIVATATLAALIGAGGLGDLILLGIDRNNSSLIILGAVPAALLAIFFDVILRQFERLSFKKTLTTLGIVALAAIMIGVIPLVSKQDQKNIVIAGKLGSEPEILINMYKQLIENETNLHVTLKPGLGKTSFVFNALKSGSIDIYPEFTGTAISEFLKETAVSTNRKEVYEQARTGMLKNFKMYLLKPMKFNDTYALAVPEKTAKQYGLTTISDLKSIQQNIKAGFTLEFSDREDGYRGIQKLYGIKFPNIITMEPKLRYNAINTGDINLVDAYSTDSELAKFHLKVLKDDKNLFPPYQGAPLLRKDTAEKYPELVKALNKLSGKIKDDEMREMNYQVNVEGKSASQVAKDYLEKEGILK; encoded by the coding sequence ATGAATAAGTTGGTAGATGTTTTCCATGAAAGACGAGCTGAGCTTATTACGGCGTTACTTGAGCATATCCAGATTTCCTTTATTGCCCTCATTTTTGCTGTCATAATTGCGATCCCACTTGGAATTTACTTAACAAGAAATAGAAAACTTGCTGAAGGAATTATTGGAATTACAGCTGTTTTCCAAACCATCCCTTCACTGGCTTTACTCGGGCTTTTAATACCGATTTTTGGAATAGGGAAGATTCCTGCGATTATCGCCCTTGTTATCTATGCGCTACTGCCGATTCTCAGAAATACATATACAGGAATTAAAGAAGTGGATCCCTCTTTGATTGAAGCTGCAATGGCTATGGGAATGAATAATAGTAAAAGGCTGGTAAAGGTAGAGCTTCCTTTGGCCATGCCGGTTATCATGGCTGGGATTAGAACAGCAATGGTTTTAATAGTTGCAACAGCAACACTTGCTGCCCTCATTGGAGCGGGTGGATTAGGAGACCTCATCCTTCTTGGTATTGACCGAAATAATTCATCACTTATCATACTTGGAGCAGTTCCGGCGGCATTACTCGCCATTTTCTTTGATGTAATCCTTCGACAATTCGAGCGTTTATCTTTTAAAAAGACGTTGACTACGCTCGGAATTGTTGCGTTAGCAGCAATAATGATTGGGGTCATTCCCTTGGTTTCCAAACAAGATCAGAAAAATATCGTGATTGCTGGTAAACTTGGCTCAGAACCCGAAATATTGATCAATATGTATAAGCAACTCATTGAAAATGAGACGAACTTGCATGTAACCTTAAAACCAGGATTAGGGAAAACTTCATTTGTGTTTAATGCACTTAAATCAGGAAGTATCGATATTTATCCAGAATTCACAGGTACAGCAATTTCAGAATTTTTAAAGGAAACAGCAGTCAGTACGAATAGAAAAGAAGTATATGAGCAAGCGAGAACCGGTATGCTGAAAAATTTTAAAATGTATTTGTTAAAGCCAATGAAATTTAATGATACCTATGCATTGGCTGTGCCAGAGAAAACTGCTAAACAATACGGATTAACGACCATTTCTGACTTGAAATCCATTCAGCAAAATATAAAAGCAGGCTTTACATTGGAGTTTTCTGACCGGGAGGATGGATATCGTGGTATTCAAAAATTGTATGGAATAAAGTTTCCAAATATTATCACGATGGAACCAAAACTTAGGTACAATGCGATTAATACAGGTGATATAAATCTCGTAGATGCCTACTCAACAGATAGTGAATTAGCCAAATTTCACCTCAAAGTACTTAAAGATGATAAAAACCTATTTCCTCCATATCAAGGTGCACCATTACTAAGGAAAGATACAGCAGAAAAATATCCAGAGCTTGTAAAAGCATTAAATAAACTATCTGGAAAAATAAAAGATGATGAGATGAGAGAAATGAACTATCAAGTTAATGTAGAAGGCAAGAGTGCCTCACAAGTAGCGAAGGATTATTTGGAAAAGGAAGGGATTCTTAAATAA
- a CDS encoding GNAT family N-acetyltransferase → MVILKATLNDLDSLTELFDLYRVFYQQKSDTHGAREFLKERLNNKESVIFIALDENVPVGFVQLYPLFSSVCMVRTWLLNDLYVKETVRGKGFGEGLLNKAIAYAEETGAKGLTLETGEKNKIAQRLYEKIGFKRETSYFYHYSI, encoded by the coding sequence GTGGTAATTCTTAAAGCAACATTAAATGATCTTGATTCATTAACGGAGCTTTTTGATTTGTACAGAGTATTTTACCAACAAAAGTCTGACACCCATGGTGCGAGAGAATTTTTGAAAGAAAGGTTAAACAATAAGGAGTCAGTCATTTTTATTGCTCTTGATGAGAATGTACCTGTTGGATTTGTTCAACTGTATCCACTTTTTTCTTCTGTATGTATGGTAAGGACATGGCTTTTAAATGATTTGTATGTGAAAGAAACAGTTCGTGGAAAAGGATTTGGCGAAGGTTTATTAAATAAAGCTATAGCTTATGCGGAAGAAACCGGTGCAAAAGGGTTGACACTCGAAACAGGGGAGAAAAACAAAATAGCACAAAGACTTTATGAGAAAATAGGTTTCAAAAGAGAGACAAGTTATTTCTATCATTATTCGATTTAA
- a CDS encoding ABC transporter ATP-binding protein — protein sequence MIKFDNVSKRYPEGTNALNSLFLEINKGEFFIIIGPSGCGKSTLLKTINRLIDISDGTILINGKKISNYDIHELRWSIGYVLQQIALFPHMTIEENIAVVPELRKWDRKKIRHRVDELLAMVGLEPEKYRSRKPKELSGGQQQRIGVIRALAADPEIILMDEPFSALDPITREKLQDELLDLQKGIKKTIVFVTHDMEEALKLGDRICIMKDGEVVQTGTPLELLQNPANEFVKEFVGEQKVSFNKQMNLVKILNQTPPEKTPIMNNVEPFPITSSLKETLTFLAQHEQLLVEDDGEIIGTINRQVALQYLADSLQERGKGNE from the coding sequence ATGATTAAATTCGATAATGTTTCAAAGCGATACCCAGAAGGAACTAATGCGTTAAATTCACTTTTCCTTGAAATAAATAAAGGGGAATTCTTTATCATCATTGGCCCGAGTGGATGTGGGAAATCGACATTGCTTAAAACAATCAATCGCTTAATTGATATTTCGGATGGGACGATTTTAATAAATGGTAAAAAAATAAGTAATTATGACATACATGAATTGCGATGGAGTATCGGGTATGTCCTGCAGCAAATTGCCCTTTTTCCACATATGACAATTGAAGAAAATATTGCAGTCGTTCCTGAATTAAGAAAATGGGATCGGAAGAAGATTCGGCATCGTGTTGATGAACTGTTAGCAATGGTTGGTCTCGAACCAGAAAAATATCGAAGTCGAAAACCGAAAGAACTATCTGGAGGTCAGCAACAAAGAATTGGTGTGATTCGAGCCTTGGCGGCAGACCCTGAAATTATCTTAATGGATGAACCATTTAGTGCACTCGATCCGATAACAAGAGAAAAGTTGCAGGATGAACTTCTTGATCTCCAAAAAGGAATCAAGAAAACGATCGTTTTCGTAACACACGATATGGAAGAAGCCTTAAAGCTTGGCGACCGGATTTGTATAATGAAGGATGGGGAAGTGGTTCAGACTGGAACACCATTGGAACTCTTGCAAAATCCTGCAAATGAATTTGTGAAAGAATTCGTTGGAGAGCAGAAAGTTTCATTCAATAAACAAATGAATCTGGTCAAAATACTGAATCAAACTCCCCCTGAAAAAACACCAATAATGAATAATGTGGAACCTTTTCCGATTACTTCCTCTTTAAAGGAAACACTTACTTTCTTAGCACAACACGAACAGTTGTTAGTAGAAGATGACGGAGAAATTATTGGAACGATTAACAGGCAAGTTGCTCTTCAGTATTTAGCGGATAGCTTGCAAGAAAGAGGAAAAGGAAATGAATAA
- a CDS encoding SRPBCC family protein: protein MNNFTKFKITKPASEVFEAFVDPSKIGNFWFSSSSARWEKGKTITLKYDEYNAELEIEVIEVEKNKKIVFRWGANGEGHTVTISLKESDNTSTIIEVNEEGFKENDDQLINQLVDNKEGWVFMLSCLKAYLEFGVTKLRAGLVKG from the coding sequence ATGAATAACTTTACAAAATTTAAAATAACAAAACCAGCAAGTGAAGTATTTGAAGCTTTTGTAGATCCTTCTAAGATCGGAAATTTTTGGTTCTCGTCAAGCTCTGCCAGATGGGAAAAAGGTAAGACGATTACATTGAAATATGATGAATATAATGCTGAACTAGAGATAGAAGTAATCGAAGTTGAGAAAAACAAGAAAATTGTGTTCCGATGGGGCGCAAATGGAGAAGGGCATACTGTTACAATTTCTCTTAAAGAAAGTGATAATACGAGTACCATAATTGAAGTTAATGAAGAAGGTTTTAAAGAAAATGATGATCAGTTAATAAATCAATTAGTAGACAATAAAGAAGGTTGGGTTTTTATGTTGTCCTGTTTGAAGGCTTATTTAGAATTTGGGGTAACAAAATTGAGAGCAGGATTAGTAAAGGGGTAA